A region of Nostoc sp. 'Peltigera membranacea cyanobiont' N6 DNA encodes the following proteins:
- a CDS encoding cyclophilin-like fold protein, whose translation MPTEISTKQAESMNINIKVKDKVVTATLIDSKTTQDFISLLPLTLTLEDYARTEKISYLPKRLSTKDAPPGSDPAVGDIAYYSPWGNLAMYYSDSGYANGLVILGKIDGGIEAFNVPGSVKVTIELVQSQ comes from the coding sequence ATGCCAACTGAAATATCAACCAAGCAGGCAGAGAGTATGAACATAAACATCAAGGTGAAAGATAAAGTTGTTACAGCCACTTTGATCGATAGCAAAACCACTCAGGATTTTATTTCTCTGCTGCCATTAACGCTGACCTTAGAAGATTACGCGAGAACCGAAAAAATCAGTTATCTGCCAAAAAGATTATCTACAAAAGATGCACCCCCAGGCAGCGATCCTGCTGTTGGAGATATTGCTTATTACTCTCCCTGGGGGAATTTGGCGATGTATTACAGCGATTCTGGATACGCCAACGGACTCGTTATCCTCGGAAAAATAGATGGTGGCATTGAGGCATTTAATGTCCCTGGCTCTGTAAAAGTGACAATCGAGCTTGTTCAATCGCAATAA